A window from Setaria italica strain Yugu1 chromosome VIII, Setaria_italica_v2.0, whole genome shotgun sequence encodes these proteins:
- the LOC105915051 gene encoding uncharacterized protein LOC105915051, giving the protein MDGGSGLNLLYAETLDAMGINRSRLRPSKAPFHGVVPGKQATPLGQIDLPVTFGTPSNYRKEVLTFEVVGFRGTYHAILGRPCYAKFMAIPNYTYLKLKLPGPNGVITVGTTFQKAYECDVECCEYAAAITVSGDTVAQLEETIEDQPDAKQLGTSFEPTEGIKEVPLDPGCSSGGVVRISAALSPK; this is encoded by the coding sequence atggacgggggcagcggcctcaacctcctctacgccgagaccctcgacgccatggggatcaaccgctcccgtctccgtcctagcaaggcccccttccatggcgtcgtgccagggaagcaggcaacgcctcttgggcagatcgacctgcccgtcacgtttggaaccccttccaactacaggaaggaggttctcaccttcgaggtggtagggtttcgcggaacctaccacgccatcttgggccgcccatgctacgcgaagttcatggcaatccccaactacacctacctcaagctcaagctgccggggcccaacggggtcatcaccgtcggcacaaccttccagaaggcgtacgagtgcgacgtcgagtgctgcgagtacgccgcagccatcaccgtctcgggcgacacggtggcccagcttgaggagacgatcgaggaccagcccgacgccaagcagttaggaacctcctttgagcccaccgaaggtatcaaagaagtccctcTCGATCCCGGTTGTTCCAGTGGAGGGGTCGTGCGGATCAGCgcagccctatcccccaaatag
- the LOC101758878 gene encoding very-long-chain 3-oxoacyl-CoA reductase 1 isoform X2, which yields MALLAADAEARWPTSPTPAPAWFTLLLALGLLVLVRSAATFLAWLHRAFLRPGRDLARRYGTWAVVTGATDGIGRAVALDLARRGLHLVLVGRSPDKLARVGKEVLAAAPSCKVRSVAFDLASTGDDARHGVARVAAAVEGRDVGVLVNNAGATYPCAAYFHEVGDPVWEAVVRVNVEAATRITRAVVPLMAARGRGAVVNVGSGSSVVVPAFPLYAVYAASKASLCMSLLRCPLSRVIPHSYHHLRSTPRLLFVALATRQGASRIGATRSSGSWHR from the exons ATGGCCTTGCTAGCTGCAGATGCGGAGGCGCGATGGCCAACGTCCccaacgccggcgccggcgtggttCACCCTCCTGTTGGCTCTCGGCCTCCTTGTCTTGGTCCGGTCCGCGGCCACCTTCCTCGCATGGCTCCACCGCGCGTTCCTGCGGCCGGGCCGAGACCTGGCCAGGCGGTACGGGACGTGGGCGGTGGTGACGGGCGCCACGGACGGCATCGGCCGCGCGGTGGCGCTGGATCTCGCGCGCCGGGGTCTCCACCTCGTCCTCGTGGGGCGGAGCCCCGACAAGCTGGCGCGGGTCGGGAAGGAGgtcctggccgccgcgccgtcgtgcAAGGTGCGGAGCGTGGCGTTCGACCTCGCCTCGACGGGGGACGACGCGCGGCACGGGGTGGCGCGGGTGGCGGCCGCCGTGGAGGGGCGGGACGTAGGGGTCCTCGTCAACAACGCCGGCGCGACGTACCCGTGTGCGGCCTACTTCCACGAGGTGGGGGATCCCGTGTGGGAGGCCGTGGTGCGGGTGAACGTGGAAGCGGCGACGCGGATCACGCGCGCCGTCGTGCCGCTGATGGCGGCGAGGGGAAGGGGCGCCGTCGTCAACGTGGGGTCGGGCTCCTCCGTCGTGGTGCCGGCGTTCCCGCTCTATGCTGTCTACGCGGCGAGCAAAGC ATCCCTCTGTATGTCGCTACTAAGATGTCCCCTGTCAAGGGTGATTCCCCATTCATACCATCACCTGAGGAGTACGCCAAGGCTGCTCTTCGTTGCATTGGCTACGAGGCAAGGTGCGTCCCGTATTGGCGCCACTCGGTCCAGTGGTTCTTGGCATCGTTAG
- the LOC101758878 gene encoding very-long-chain 3-oxoacyl-CoA reductase-like protein At1g24470 isoform X1 has protein sequence MALLAADAEARWPTSPTPAPAWFTLLLALGLLVLVRSAATFLAWLHRAFLRPGRDLARRYGTWAVVTGATDGIGRAVALDLARRGLHLVLVGRSPDKLARVGKEVLAAAPSCKVRSVAFDLASTGDDARHGVARVAAAVEGRDVGVLVNNAGATYPCAAYFHEVGDPVWEAVVRVNVEAATRITRAVVPLMAARGRGAVVNVGSGSSVVVPAFPLYAVYAASKAYVDQFSRSLSVEYKQYGVDVQCQIPLYVATKMSPVKGDSPFIPSPEEYAKAALRCIGYEARCVPYWRHSVQWFLASLVPDAALNQWRLQIGIRKRNETNKALAGVKKVLG, from the exons ATGGCCTTGCTAGCTGCAGATGCGGAGGCGCGATGGCCAACGTCCccaacgccggcgccggcgtggttCACCCTCCTGTTGGCTCTCGGCCTCCTTGTCTTGGTCCGGTCCGCGGCCACCTTCCTCGCATGGCTCCACCGCGCGTTCCTGCGGCCGGGCCGAGACCTGGCCAGGCGGTACGGGACGTGGGCGGTGGTGACGGGCGCCACGGACGGCATCGGCCGCGCGGTGGCGCTGGATCTCGCGCGCCGGGGTCTCCACCTCGTCCTCGTGGGGCGGAGCCCCGACAAGCTGGCGCGGGTCGGGAAGGAGgtcctggccgccgcgccgtcgtgcAAGGTGCGGAGCGTGGCGTTCGACCTCGCCTCGACGGGGGACGACGCGCGGCACGGGGTGGCGCGGGTGGCGGCCGCCGTGGAGGGGCGGGACGTAGGGGTCCTCGTCAACAACGCCGGCGCGACGTACCCGTGTGCGGCCTACTTCCACGAGGTGGGGGATCCCGTGTGGGAGGCCGTGGTGCGGGTGAACGTGGAAGCGGCGACGCGGATCACGCGCGCCGTCGTGCCGCTGATGGCGGCGAGGGGAAGGGGCGCCGTCGTCAACGTGGGGTCGGGCTCCTCCGTCGTGGTGCCGGCGTTCCCGCTCTATGCTGTCTACGCGGCGAGCAAAGC GTATGTTGATCAATTTTCTCGAAGCTTAAGTGTTGAGTACAAACAATATGGAGTAGACGTGCAATGCCAG ATCCCTCTGTATGTCGCTACTAAGATGTCCCCTGTCAAGGGTGATTCCCCATTCATACCATCACCTGAGGAGTACGCCAAGGCTGCTCTTCGTTGCATTGGCTACGAGGCAAGGTGCGTCCCGTATTGGCGCCACTCGGTCCAGTGGTTCTTGGCATCGTTAGTTCCAGATGCTGCTCTCAACCAGTGGCGCCTCCAAATTGGCATCCGGAAAAGAAACGAGACGAATAAGGCTCTGGCTGGAGTGAAGAAAGTCCTCGGCTAA